One window of Hymenobacter sp. BRD128 genomic DNA carries:
- a CDS encoding DUF2721 domain-containing protein, whose product MANLSGTLSILLAMFTPAILVSACGSLILTTSQRLSRSLDRQREVAQRLRQNQQQATTSTPDPAEHGHLTQQLLFAIRRARLLQKAMTSLHLTLSIFIGSILAIGVFELTNISRAWIIAALSVAGALILLYASVLLIQESGLARSDVAEETAYLTQFTKADQDRLAK is encoded by the coding sequence ATGGCTAATCTTTCGGGCACGCTCTCCATCCTGTTGGCGATGTTTACGCCGGCCATTCTGGTGTCGGCGTGCGGCTCACTCATTCTCACTACTTCGCAGCGACTGAGCCGCAGCCTCGACCGGCAGCGCGAGGTGGCCCAGCGGCTGCGCCAAAATCAGCAGCAGGCCACCACTTCCACGCCCGACCCGGCCGAGCACGGCCACCTCACGCAGCAGCTGCTGTTTGCCATTCGGCGGGCTAGGCTTTTGCAAAAAGCCATGACCAGCCTGCACCTCACGCTGAGCATTTTTATTGGCAGCATCCTGGCCATCGGGGTGTTTGAGCTGACTAATATCTCGCGGGCCTGGATTATCGCCGCCCTGAGCGTAGCCGGGGCGCTTATCCTACTTTACGCTAGTGTATTGCTCATTCAGGAATCGGGCCTGGCCCGCTCCGACGTGGCCGAGGAAACGGCGTATCTCACCCAATTCACTAAAGCCGACCAGGACCGCCTGGCGAAGTAG
- a CDS encoding multidrug efflux SMR transporter: MTLSFNPAWLYLLLASVMEVCWNYSLKYTSVAKVKAIDWSHFFTSAAGVLTLLPAIGYVGFGVANVFFFSKALNVIPASTAFAIWMGMALVGIKIVDTLVLKEAFQWAHVFYIGCILVGIIGLKRTA; the protein is encoded by the coding sequence TTGACACTAAGCTTTAACCCTGCCTGGCTCTACCTGTTGCTCGCTTCCGTGATGGAAGTATGCTGGAACTACAGCCTCAAATACACGAGCGTGGCCAAAGTCAAGGCCATTGACTGGTCGCATTTCTTTACCTCGGCCGCGGGCGTGCTCACGCTGCTGCCGGCTATCGGCTACGTTGGGTTTGGCGTGGCCAACGTGTTCTTTTTTTCTAAAGCACTCAACGTCATTCCCGCTTCCACGGCCTTTGCCATCTGGATGGGCATGGCTTTGGTAGGCATTAAAATAGTGGATACGCTGGTGCTGAAAGAGGCTTTCCAGTGGGCGCACGTGTTCTACATCGGCTGCATTCTGGTTGGTATTATTGGCCTGAAGCGCACGGCCTAG
- a CDS encoding sterol desaturase family protein encodes MLEPLSKFYQSLDAVGRTTMITTPILLLAVIVLLVLERKFPYRKGLPFFREGLFVDLFWYTLVQSYFLQILIFGFIIAPLAAHFGARFHLVSNWPVVAQVGFFVITHDFYIYWFHRFQHSSAFFWRTHEAHHSGKQVDWLAGSRSHVMEIIINQTIEFAPIILLGANPVVVPIKALIDAVWGMYIHANIDVKSGKLQYVINGPEMHLWHHADHEEVYYANFSTKFAVWDWLFGTAFLPQNRKPERWGLPYAFPKDYFAQHAFSVVRFDEKALAERSAAFRAYHGVRWRVLSWLGQRVPAAKVLQGWEVPEEVHQTVPAPRPGGNPTAETTVATESSRPAVTAAS; translated from the coding sequence ATGCTGGAGCCGCTAAGCAAGTTTTATCAAAGCCTGGATGCCGTAGGCCGCACCACGATGATAACCACGCCCATCCTGCTGCTGGCGGTGATAGTGCTGCTGGTGCTCGAACGCAAATTTCCCTACCGCAAGGGCCTGCCGTTTTTTCGCGAAGGGCTGTTTGTGGATTTGTTCTGGTACACGCTGGTGCAGAGCTACTTCCTGCAAATTCTGATTTTCGGGTTCATCATCGCGCCGCTGGCCGCGCACTTCGGCGCGCGGTTTCACTTGGTAAGCAACTGGCCGGTAGTGGCGCAGGTCGGCTTTTTCGTGATAACCCACGACTTCTACATCTACTGGTTTCACCGCTTTCAGCACAGCAGCGCGTTCTTTTGGCGCACCCACGAGGCGCACCACTCGGGCAAGCAGGTAGACTGGCTAGCCGGCTCGCGCTCGCACGTGATGGAAATTATCATCAACCAGACTATTGAGTTTGCCCCCATCATCTTGCTCGGGGCCAACCCGGTAGTGGTGCCCATTAAGGCCCTCATCGATGCAGTGTGGGGGATGTACATTCACGCCAATATCGACGTGAAATCGGGTAAGCTTCAATACGTTATCAACGGTCCGGAAATGCACCTCTGGCACCACGCCGACCACGAAGAGGTATACTACGCTAACTTCTCAACCAAATTTGCGGTCTGGGACTGGCTCTTTGGCACCGCCTTTTTGCCCCAAAACCGCAAGCCTGAGCGCTGGGGCCTGCCCTACGCTTTTCCGAAGGACTACTTTGCGCAGCACGCCTTTTCGGTAGTGCGCTTTGATGAGAAAGCCCTAGCCGAGCGCTCGGCGGCCTTTCGGGCCTACCACGGGGTGCGCTGGCGGGTACTGAGCTGGCTAGGCCAGCGCGTGCCGGCGGCTAAGGTGCTGCAAGGCTGGGAAGTGCCCGAGGAGGTGCACCAAACTGTGCCCGCCCCCCGCCCCGGCGGCAACCCCACGGCCGAAACGACCGTTGCCACCGAATCTTCTCGCCCTGCCGTAACCGCCGCGTCTTGA
- a CDS encoding N-acetylneuraminate synthase family protein, with protein sequence MSVVQIKKNRAIGPGQPCYIIAEIGINHNGSLDLAKQLIDAAVTAGADAVKFQKRTPELCVPKDQWEKMRDTPWGRMSYIDYKRKTEFGQQEYTAIDDYCKAKGIDWFASCWDELSVDFMEQFQPVLYKMASASLTDKPLLDRVRATGRPLMLSTGMSTQQEITDAVAYVGLDNLMIAHSTSAYPCPPQELNLRMIQTLQAQFPGTPIGYSGHETGLSTTVTAVALGATFVERHFTLDRAMWGSDHAASVEPGGLAKLVRDIRDTEAGLGDGVKVVYESEKEPLRRLRREVTAA encoded by the coding sequence ATGTCTGTAGTTCAGATTAAGAAGAACCGCGCCATTGGCCCCGGCCAGCCGTGCTACATCATTGCCGAAATCGGCATCAACCACAACGGCTCGCTCGACCTGGCCAAGCAGCTCATCGACGCGGCCGTAACGGCCGGCGCCGACGCCGTGAAATTTCAGAAGCGTACCCCCGAGCTGTGCGTGCCCAAAGACCAGTGGGAGAAGATGCGCGATACCCCCTGGGGCCGCATGAGCTACATCGACTACAAGCGTAAAACCGAGTTTGGCCAGCAGGAATACACGGCCATCGACGACTACTGCAAAGCCAAGGGCATTGATTGGTTTGCCTCGTGCTGGGATGAGCTTTCGGTCGATTTTATGGAGCAGTTTCAGCCCGTGCTCTACAAAATGGCCAGCGCCTCGCTCACCGATAAGCCGCTGCTCGACCGCGTGCGCGCCACCGGCCGCCCCCTCATGCTAAGCACCGGTATGAGCACCCAGCAGGAAATTACCGATGCCGTAGCCTACGTAGGGCTTGACAACCTGATGATTGCGCACAGCACCTCGGCTTATCCCTGCCCGCCACAGGAGCTAAACCTGCGCATGATTCAAACGCTGCAAGCGCAGTTTCCGGGCACGCCCATCGGCTACTCGGGCCACGAAACCGGCCTGAGCACCACCGTAACGGCCGTAGCCCTGGGCGCCACGTTCGTCGAGCGGCACTTCACCCTCGACCGCGCCATGTGGGGTAGCGACCATGCCGCCAGCGTCGAGCCCGGCGGGCTAGCCAAGCTGGTGCGCGACATCCGCGACACCGAGGCCGGCCTTGGCGACGGCGTGAAAGTGGTGTACGAGAGCGAGAAGGAACCCCTGCGCCGCCTGCGCCGCGAGGTAACGGCCGCGTAA
- a CDS encoding HAD family hydrolase — translation MKHADLTAKASRIKLVLTDCDGVLTDGGVYYGESGEVLKRFNIRDGMGVERLRAVGVETGIVTGERSPSVLKRAEKLKITELHLGIKDKAPLLGEILARTGLAAEQVAFIGDDTNDVAILGLVGLAACPGDATVFARNAADYRCRARGGHGAFRELAELIISCQGGAPLPDHGSE, via the coding sequence ATGAAGCACGCCGACCTTACTGCCAAAGCTAGCCGTATCAAGCTCGTCCTCACCGACTGTGATGGCGTGCTCACCGACGGTGGCGTGTATTATGGCGAGAGCGGCGAGGTGCTCAAGCGCTTCAATATCCGCGATGGTATGGGAGTGGAGCGCCTGCGCGCCGTGGGCGTCGAAACGGGCATCGTGACCGGCGAGCGCTCGCCCTCCGTACTGAAGCGCGCCGAGAAGCTCAAAATCACTGAGTTGCACCTGGGTATTAAAGACAAGGCGCCGCTGCTGGGCGAGATACTGGCCCGCACCGGGCTAGCGGCCGAGCAGGTAGCCTTCATCGGCGACGATACCAACGACGTGGCCATTCTGGGCTTGGTAGGGCTGGCGGCCTGCCCCGGCGATGCCACCGTTTTTGCCCGCAACGCGGCCGACTACCGCTGCCGGGCGCGCGGCGGCCACGGTGCCTTCCGCGAGTTGGCCGAGTTGATTATCAGCTGCCAGGGTGGGGCACCGCTGCCCGACCACGGCTCGGAATAA
- a CDS encoding SDR family oxidoreductase, with the protein MNFFDLTNKTAIVTGACGLIGQKHCEALALAGANVVVADLHLDKAREVAASLPGGIHLPLAVDVTSPESLAAARDTIIERFGHIDVLVNNAAINDMFENPALAADLSKFENFPLATFRQVLEVNVTGIFLAAQVFGTPMAAQGHGSIINVASTYGIVGPDQSIYRNEAGEQTFYKSPSYPMTKGAVVNFTRYLAAYWGAKGVRVNTLSPGGVENSQDAFFVKQYSAKTPLGRMAAPTDYQGAVVFLASDASAYMTGANLVVDGGWTAI; encoded by the coding sequence ATGAATTTCTTCGACTTAACTAATAAAACGGCCATCGTCACGGGTGCGTGCGGCCTCATCGGCCAGAAGCATTGCGAGGCCCTGGCCCTGGCCGGCGCCAACGTGGTCGTGGCCGACCTTCACCTCGACAAGGCCCGTGAGGTGGCCGCTAGCCTGCCCGGCGGCATCCACCTGCCCTTAGCCGTCGATGTTACCTCGCCCGAGTCGCTGGCCGCCGCCCGCGATACCATCATTGAGCGCTTCGGCCACATCGACGTGCTGGTGAACAATGCGGCCATCAACGACATGTTTGAGAACCCGGCGCTGGCCGCCGACCTCAGCAAATTTGAGAATTTCCCGCTCGCCACCTTCCGGCAGGTGCTGGAGGTGAACGTAACCGGCATCTTCCTGGCGGCGCAGGTTTTTGGCACGCCGATGGCCGCGCAGGGCCACGGCTCCATCATCAACGTGGCCAGCACCTATGGCATTGTGGGGCCGGACCAGAGTATTTACCGCAACGAGGCCGGTGAGCAAACATTTTATAAGTCACCCTCTTACCCCATGACCAAAGGCGCAGTGGTAAACTTCACTCGCTACCTGGCCGCCTACTGGGGCGCCAAGGGCGTGCGTGTGAACACCCTCTCGCCGGGCGGCGTGGAGAACAGCCAAGATGCCTTCTTCGTGAAGCAGTACAGCGCCAAAACGCCCTTGGGCCGCATGGCTGCGCCCACCGACTACCAGGGCGCGGTCGTGTTTCTGGCTTCTGATGCCTCGGCCTATATGACGGGCGCCAACCTCGTGGTGGACGGCGGCTGGACGGCCATATAG
- a CDS encoding aminotransferase class III-fold pyridoxal phosphate-dependent enzyme encodes MKFPKSDDLYARAQKIMTPVTQTLAKGPGQYTKGASPKYVKRGKGSHVWDVDGNEYIDYQMGIGPLSLGYAYPRVDEAIKAQLEDGITFSMMHELEVEVAELIHEIIPNAESIRISKTGADVCSAAVRVSRAFTGRKDVLCCGYHGWHDWYIGTTSRDKGIPQESKDLVAAFEYNNLDSFKELLTPDVACVILEPFIFDAPKDNFLHEVARLCKENGTLLIFDEMWTGFRIAIGGAQEYFGITPDLAVYSKACANGMPIALLTGRKDVLQLFEQDVFFFTTFGGEALSLAATIATISEMREKNVPAFLASQGNKLKEGYNQLAAELGLSSYTKCYGYDCRSIVTFDASAGNPLEVKAFVQQELFKQGILWGGFHNMSFSHTDEDVAKTLAAYRAVLPMLKDAIDKGDVASRLEGEPVEAVFRKVTNAAPVKK; translated from the coding sequence ATGAAATTCCCCAAATCCGACGACCTCTACGCCCGGGCGCAGAAAATCATGACCCCGGTTACCCAAACCCTCGCCAAGGGGCCAGGCCAGTACACTAAGGGGGCTAGCCCGAAGTACGTGAAGCGCGGCAAGGGCTCGCACGTGTGGGATGTCGATGGTAACGAGTACATTGATTATCAGATGGGTATCGGCCCGCTGAGCCTGGGCTACGCTTACCCGCGCGTCGATGAAGCCATCAAGGCGCAGCTAGAGGATGGCATCACGTTCTCGATGATGCACGAGCTGGAAGTGGAGGTGGCGGAGCTGATTCACGAGATTATTCCGAATGCCGAGAGCATCCGCATCTCCAAAACCGGGGCCGACGTGTGCTCGGCGGCGGTGCGCGTATCGCGCGCCTTCACCGGTCGCAAGGACGTGCTATGCTGCGGCTACCACGGCTGGCACGACTGGTACATCGGTACCACGAGCCGCGACAAGGGTATTCCGCAGGAAAGCAAGGACTTGGTAGCCGCGTTCGAGTACAATAACCTCGACTCGTTCAAGGAATTGCTGACGCCCGACGTGGCCTGCGTTATCCTGGAACCGTTCATTTTCGACGCGCCCAAGGACAACTTCCTGCACGAAGTGGCCCGCCTCTGCAAGGAGAACGGTACGCTGCTGATTTTTGACGAGATGTGGACCGGCTTCCGCATCGCCATCGGCGGTGCGCAGGAATATTTCGGTATCACGCCCGACCTGGCAGTGTACTCCAAGGCCTGCGCCAACGGCATGCCCATCGCGCTGCTCACCGGCCGCAAGGACGTGCTGCAACTGTTTGAACAGGACGTATTTTTCTTCACCACCTTCGGCGGTGAGGCGCTGAGCCTGGCGGCGACCATCGCCACCATCAGCGAGATGCGCGAGAAAAACGTGCCCGCCTTCCTGGCTAGCCAGGGCAACAAGCTGAAGGAAGGCTACAACCAGCTTGCCGCCGAACTCGGCCTGAGCAGCTACACCAAGTGCTATGGCTACGACTGCCGCAGCATCGTGACCTTCGATGCCAGCGCCGGCAACCCCTTGGAAGTAAAGGCTTTCGTGCAGCAGGAGCTGTTCAAGCAGGGCATTCTGTGGGGCGGCTTCCACAACATGAGCTTCTCGCACACCGATGAGGACGTGGCCAAAACCCTGGCTGCCTACCGCGCCGTGCTGCCCATGCTGAAAGACGCTATCGACAAAGGCGACGTGGCCAGCCGCCTCGAAGGCGAGCCGGTAGAAGCCGTGTTCCGCAAGGTGACCAATGCCGCGCCGGTGAAGAAATAG
- a CDS encoding transketolase family protein, whose amino-acid sequence MNYEQLIHETALADERLLVMTAENRALIRNLPGPLGARFIDTGITEQTMIGAAAGLALRGRVPVVHALATFLTLRAFEFIRTDVGIPHLPVKISAFVPGFLSDGNGPTHQAIEDVSLMRGIPGMTVFAPADEQDMLAMLPAIWASPDPAYLRVTTRPATYQHEPFVLGKAEIVSEGKDITILTYGMLFEQALIAKDLLTEAGYSVGLVNLRSLKPLDTEAVLNVVRGGSLVVTLEDHFQTGGLYSILAELLLEHELTAKVLPLALKERWYKPGLLSEVLEYEGFTGQHIARRIGERLGDGEHSFGAKTKVVENEFAE is encoded by the coding sequence ATGAATTACGAACAGCTTATCCACGAAACGGCCCTGGCCGACGAGCGCCTGCTGGTAATGACGGCCGAAAACCGCGCCCTTATCCGCAACCTGCCCGGCCCGCTGGGCGCCCGCTTCATCGACACCGGCATCACGGAGCAAACCATGATTGGCGCCGCCGCCGGGCTAGCCCTGCGCGGCCGCGTGCCGGTGGTGCACGCACTAGCTACCTTCCTCACGCTACGGGCCTTTGAGTTTATTCGCACCGACGTGGGCATTCCGCACTTGCCAGTGAAAATCAGTGCCTTCGTACCCGGCTTTTTGTCGGATGGCAACGGCCCGACCCACCAAGCTATCGAAGACGTGAGCCTGATGCGCGGCATTCCCGGCATGACGGTTTTCGCCCCCGCCGATGAGCAGGATATGCTGGCCATGCTGCCCGCTATCTGGGCCTCGCCCGACCCCGCCTACCTGCGCGTGACCACCCGGCCGGCTACCTATCAGCACGAGCCGTTTGTGCTGGGCAAGGCCGAAATTGTGAGTGAAGGCAAGGACATCACCATCCTCACCTACGGCATGCTCTTCGAGCAAGCGCTCATTGCCAAGGATTTGCTGACCGAAGCCGGCTACTCGGTGGGCCTCGTGAACCTGCGCAGCCTCAAGCCCCTCGACACTGAAGCCGTGCTGAACGTGGTGCGCGGCGGCTCGCTCGTGGTGACGCTGGAGGACCACTTCCAGACCGGCGGTCTCTACTCCATCCTGGCCGAGCTATTGCTGGAGCACGAGCTCACCGCCAAGGTGCTGCCGCTAGCCCTCAAGGAGCGCTGGTACAAGCCCGGCCTGCTGAGCGAAGTGCTTGAATACGAAGGCTTTACCGGCCAGCACATTGCCCGCCGCATCGGCGAGCGCCTCGGCGATGGGGAGCACTCGTTCGGCGCCAAAACCAAGGTAGTCGAAAACGAATTTGCTGAGTAG
- a CDS encoding transketolase, with protein MTSEKKQALSELALRVREHIVRLSTDGGCFTGASLSCADLLVYLYADFLNVHPGNLTDPERDYLFLSKGHDVPALYGTFAELGFMPKERLANHLKSNDSIYWHPNRSVPGVEFHSGSLGHLPSVALGVAMDAKLRGQQQHVIVITGDGELNEGTCWEALLVASAKKMNNLTLVVDRNHFQANIATEELIPLEPLAPKFEAFGAIVKRIDGHDFAALEEAFTALPFSEDKPSVIICDTVRGRGLPSIERRADRWFCNFSSEEITSLLKELHSQEATKLTSETLTVR; from the coding sequence ATGACTTCCGAAAAAAAACAAGCGCTTTCTGAGCTCGCCCTGCGCGTGCGCGAGCACATTGTGCGCCTCAGCACCGATGGTGGCTGCTTCACCGGGGCCTCGCTGAGCTGCGCCGACCTGCTGGTATATCTCTACGCCGACTTCCTGAACGTGCATCCGGGTAACCTTACGGACCCCGAGCGCGACTACCTCTTTCTGAGCAAAGGCCACGATGTGCCGGCCCTCTACGGCACGTTTGCCGAGCTGGGTTTTATGCCCAAGGAGCGGCTAGCCAACCACTTGAAGTCGAACGATAGCATCTACTGGCACCCCAATCGGAGCGTGCCGGGCGTCGAGTTTCACTCGGGCTCGCTGGGCCACCTGCCGAGCGTGGCGCTGGGCGTAGCCATGGATGCCAAGCTGCGCGGCCAGCAGCAGCACGTTATCGTCATCACCGGCGACGGCGAGCTGAATGAGGGCACCTGCTGGGAAGCCCTGCTGGTAGCCAGCGCCAAGAAAATGAACAACCTGACGCTGGTGGTGGACCGCAACCACTTCCAGGCCAATATCGCCACCGAGGAGCTCATTCCGTTGGAACCGCTAGCCCCCAAATTCGAGGCCTTCGGCGCCATAGTGAAGCGCATCGACGGCCACGACTTTGCGGCGCTGGAAGAGGCGTTCACCGCCCTGCCCTTCAGCGAGGATAAGCCGTCGGTTATCATCTGCGACACGGTGCGCGGCCGGGGCCTGCCCAGCATCGAGCGCCGCGCCGACCGCTGGTTCTGCAACTTCAGCAGCGAGGAAATCACCTCGCTCCTCAAAGAGCTGCACAGCCAGGAAGCCACCAAGCTTACCAGCGAAACGCTAACCGTTAGATAA
- a CDS encoding NTP transferase domain-containing protein: protein MLTLIQARRGSSRLPDKVSLDLVGRPLLVRQVERVQQAGRAGRVAVITTTDPSDDPLAELCQSAGIDVFRGNALDLLDRHYQAARHFGETEAVVKIPSDCPLIDPAIIDKVLGMYAATKGQYDFVSNLHPATYPDGNDVEVMTLAALETAWREASRPLEREHTTPFFWENPERFRLANVTWETGLDYSMSHRFTIDYPADYDFIKAVYEALYPTNPSFGLEDILTLLKQRPDIYALNADLAGVNWYRNHLDELKTVDAGNTKQL, encoded by the coding sequence ATGCTTACCCTCATCCAGGCCCGGCGCGGCTCCTCGCGCCTCCCCGACAAAGTCAGCCTCGACCTCGTGGGCCGGCCGCTGCTGGTGCGGCAGGTCGAGCGGGTGCAGCAGGCGGGCCGGGCGGGCCGCGTGGCCGTTATTACCACCACCGACCCTAGCGACGACCCGCTGGCCGAACTGTGCCAAAGCGCTGGTATCGACGTGTTTCGGGGCAATGCCCTCGACCTGCTCGACCGCCACTACCAGGCGGCGCGGCACTTTGGTGAAACCGAGGCCGTAGTAAAAATCCCGAGCGACTGCCCGCTTATCGACCCCGCTATTATCGACAAGGTGCTCGGGATGTATGCGGCCACCAAGGGCCAGTATGACTTCGTGAGCAACCTGCACCCCGCCACCTACCCCGATGGCAACGACGTGGAGGTAATGACCCTGGCCGCCCTCGAAACGGCCTGGCGCGAGGCTAGCCGGCCGCTGGAGCGCGAGCACACCACGCCCTTCTTCTGGGAAAATCCGGAGCGCTTCCGGCTAGCCAACGTGACCTGGGAAACGGGGCTCGACTACTCGATGTCGCACCGCTTCACCATCGACTACCCGGCCGACTACGATTTTATAAAAGCCGTGTACGAAGCGCTTTACCCCACCAACCCCAGCTTCGGGCTGGAGGATATTCTGACTTTATTAAAACAAAGGCCAGACATTTACGCCTTGAATGCCGACCTGGCCGGCGTAAACTGGTACCGCAACCACCTGGATGAACTAAAAACCGTGGACGCGGGCAATACGAAGCAATTGTAA
- a CDS encoding glycoside hydrolase 43 family protein — protein sequence MRLFALFFALATAGLALIAPAQTLAPWVPDLGNGSYKNPVLYADYSDPDVVRVGTDYYLTSSSFNAVPGLPILHSEDLVNWTIIGHALPTQPPASRYDHVQPGNGVWAPALRFHDKKFFLYYPDPDLGIFVTTARNPAGPWSAPVCVKAAKGWIDPCPFWDEDGRAYLVHAFAGSRAGLKSVIHVSEMAPDGLSLLGEDKLVFDGHAHHPTIEGPKLYKRHGYYYIFAPGGGVPQGWQVALRSKNVFGPYEDKIVLAQGKSPINGPHQGAWVDTPDGQQDWFLHFQDQGAYGRVVHLQPMTWQNDWPVMGLDADGDGTGEPVLSHRKPAVTGKGSVVVPATSDEFASGRPGLQWQWQANPQPQWLASGPAAGPGQLALAAGPAPAEARNLYLVPNLLLQKLPAEQFTATTKLSLQNLPPGDRAGLVVLGLDYATLTLTRQADGRLALGQTVCLQADKGTAETTVAIAPPLAAGQPLYLRVAVRAGAHCQFSYSADGQQFRPLGPEFTAREGKWVGAKLGLFCLSASTNAPPGTVAIDWWHVTP from the coding sequence ATGCGCCTGTTTGCCCTGTTTTTTGCCCTAGCCACGGCCGGCCTGGCCCTGATAGCGCCGGCCCAAACGCTGGCCCCCTGGGTGCCCGACCTGGGCAACGGCAGCTACAAAAATCCGGTTCTCTACGCCGACTACTCCGACCCCGACGTGGTGCGCGTGGGCACCGACTACTACCTCACTTCTTCCAGCTTTAATGCCGTGCCGGGCCTGCCCATTCTGCACTCCGAAGACCTGGTGAACTGGACGATAATCGGCCACGCGCTGCCCACGCAGCCGCCCGCCAGCCGCTACGACCACGTGCAGCCCGGCAACGGAGTGTGGGCGCCCGCCCTGCGGTTTCATGACAAAAAGTTTTTCCTCTACTACCCCGACCCCGACCTGGGCATTTTCGTGACCACGGCCCGGAATCCGGCCGGCCCCTGGAGCGCGCCGGTGTGCGTAAAGGCCGCCAAGGGCTGGATTGACCCCTGCCCTTTCTGGGATGAGGACGGCCGCGCCTACCTCGTGCACGCCTTCGCGGGCAGCCGAGCCGGCCTCAAGAGCGTCATTCACGTGAGCGAAATGGCGCCCGATGGCCTGAGTTTGCTAGGGGAGGACAAGCTGGTGTTTGATGGCCACGCCCACCACCCCACTATTGAGGGGCCCAAGCTGTACAAGCGCCACGGCTACTACTACATTTTTGCACCGGGCGGCGGCGTGCCGCAGGGCTGGCAGGTGGCGTTGCGCAGCAAAAATGTATTCGGGCCCTACGAAGACAAAATCGTACTAGCTCAAGGTAAAAGCCCCATCAACGGCCCGCACCAGGGCGCCTGGGTCGATACGCCCGATGGCCAGCAAGACTGGTTTCTGCATTTCCAGGACCAGGGCGCCTACGGCCGGGTGGTGCACCTCCAGCCCATGACCTGGCAAAACGACTGGCCCGTAATGGGCCTCGACGCTGATGGCGATGGCACCGGCGAGCCCGTGCTCAGCCACCGCAAGCCGGCCGTGACGGGCAAGGGGTCGGTGGTCGTGCCCGCCACCTCCGACGAGTTTGCCAGCGGCCGGCCCGGCTTGCAATGGCAGTGGCAGGCTAACCCGCAGCCGCAGTGGCTAGCCAGCGGCCCGGCGGCCGGGCCCGGCCAGCTAGCCCTGGCCGCCGGGCCCGCCCCGGCCGAGGCCCGGAACCTCTACCTCGTGCCCAACCTGCTGCTGCAAAAGCTACCCGCCGAGCAGTTCACGGCCACTACCAAGCTCAGTTTGCAAAACCTACCTCCCGGCGACCGCGCTGGCCTCGTGGTGCTGGGCTTGGACTACGCCACGCTTACCCTCACCCGCCAAGCCGACGGCCGGCTAGCCCTCGGCCAGACCGTGTGCCTCCAGGCCGATAAGGGCACCGCCGAAACTACCGTCGCCATCGCGCCGCCGCTGGCCGCCGGCCAGCCCCTCTACCTGCGCGTGGCGGTGCGGGCCGGGGCGCACTGCCAGTTTAGCTACAGCGCCGATGGGCAGCAGTTTCGGCCGCTCGGCCCCGAGTTTACGGCGCGCGAGGGCAAGTGGGTTGGGGCCAAGCTGGGGCTGTTTTGCCTGAGTGCCAGCACCAACGCGCCGCCGGGCACCGTGGCTATCGACTGGTGGCACGTGACGCCGTAG
- a CDS encoding DUF3500 domain-containing protein — translation MGCGGHRQANTGRRPDQQALALATISPWVNDSDDATDASLLAAHRGQLADTYVAYAGTGNFTTQGDYVRIDDPGVWSEFVYQPAIIYHGQIHYHSIWRDHMRNYGGNFYRED, via the coding sequence ATGGGCTGCGGTGGGCATAGGCAGGCCAATACGGGGCGGCGGCCGGACCAGCAGGCGCTCGCGCTAGCCACAATTTCCCCTTGGGTCAACGACTCGGATGATGCAACTGACGCTAGCCTACTGGCCGCTCACAGGGGCCAACTGGCGGATACCTACGTCGCCTACGCGGGCACCGGCAACTTCACTACGCAGGGCGACTACGTGCGCATCGATGACCCTGGCGTTTGGAGTGAGTTTGTGTACCAGCCCGCCATTATTTATCATGGTCAGATTCACTACCACAGCATCTGGCGCGACCATATGCGCAATTACGGTGGCAATTTCTACAGGGAGGACTAA